A region of Streptomyces sp. NBC_00654 DNA encodes the following proteins:
- a CDS encoding hydroxymethylglutaryl-CoA lyase → MTAQPLGLPMEVPAPDLPARVRIHEVGARDGLQNEKAVVPTEVKAEFIRRLAVAGLATIEATSFVHPRWVPQLADAEQLYPLLGEIADIGDVALPVLVPNERGLDRALSLGARRIAVFGSATETFAARNLNRTVDESLAMFEPVVARAKADKVHVRGYLSMCFGDPWEGPVPVHQVVRVAKALMNLGCDELSLGDTIGVATPGHVRTLLTELNEKGVRTDTIGVHFHDTYGQALSNTLAALQHGVSTVDASAGGLGGCPYAKSATGNLATEDLVWMLHGLGIETGVDLDELVATSVWLAEQLGRPSPSRTVRALSHKE, encoded by the coding sequence ATGACCGCGCAACCGCTCGGGCTGCCCATGGAGGTGCCCGCCCCGGACCTGCCGGCCCGGGTCCGCATCCATGAGGTGGGGGCCCGCGACGGCCTCCAGAACGAGAAGGCGGTCGTCCCCACGGAGGTGAAGGCGGAGTTCATCCGCCGGCTCGCCGTGGCCGGGCTCGCGACGATCGAGGCGACGAGCTTCGTGCACCCCCGCTGGGTGCCGCAGCTGGCCGACGCCGAGCAGCTCTACCCCCTGCTCGGGGAGATCGCGGACATCGGGGATGTGGCACTGCCCGTCCTCGTACCGAACGAGCGCGGACTGGACCGGGCGCTGTCGCTCGGGGCCCGCCGGATCGCCGTGTTCGGCTCGGCGACCGAGACCTTCGCCGCCCGCAATCTGAACCGGACCGTCGACGAGTCGCTCGCCATGTTCGAGCCGGTGGTGGCCCGTGCCAAGGCGGACAAGGTGCATGTGCGCGGCTATCTGTCGATGTGCTTCGGCGACCCCTGGGAGGGGCCCGTGCCCGTCCACCAGGTCGTCCGGGTCGCCAAGGCACTGATGAACCTGGGCTGCGACGAGCTGTCGCTCGGCGACACGATCGGCGTCGCCACCCCCGGCCACGTCCGGACCCTGCTGACCGAGCTGAACGAGAAGGGCGTGCGCACCGACACCATCGGGGTGCACTTCCACGACACGTACGGCCAGGCGCTGTCCAACACCCTCGCCGCGCTCCAGCACGGGGTGAGCACCGTGGACGCCTCCGCCGGCGGCCTCGGCGGCTGCCCGTACGCGAAGAGCGCGACGGGAAACCTCGCCACCGAAGACCTCGTGTGGATGCTCCACGGCCTCGGCATCGAAACCGGGGTCGACCTCGACGAGCTCGTCGCCACGAGCGTGTGGCTCGCCGAACAGCTGGGCCGCCCCAGCCCCTCCCGTACCGTCCGCGCGCTCTCCCACAAGGAGTGA
- a CDS encoding acyl-CoA dehydrogenase family protein: protein MALDHRLTPEHEELRRTVEQFAQDVVAPKIGDLYERHEFPYEIVREMGRMGLFGLPFPEEYGGMGGDYLALGIALEELARVDSSVAITLEAGVSLGAMPIFRFGTEEQKQQWLPKLCSGEALGAFGLTEPDGGSDAGGTRTTAVLDEATGEWVINGSKCFITNSGTDITELVTVTAVTGRKENGAPRISSIIVPSGTPGFTVAAPYSKVGWNSSDTRELSFSDVRVPAGNLLGEEGRGYAQFLRILDEGRIAISALSTGLAQGCVDESVKYAAERHAFGRAIGTNQAIQFKIADMEMRAHMARIGWRDAASRLLAGEPFKKEAAIAKLYSSTVAVDNAREATQIHGGYGFMNEYPVARMWRDSKILEIGEGTSEVQRMLIARELGLPA, encoded by the coding sequence ATGGCCCTGGATCACCGACTGACCCCCGAACACGAGGAACTGCGCCGCACCGTCGAGCAGTTCGCACAGGATGTGGTCGCCCCGAAGATCGGCGACCTCTACGAGCGCCACGAGTTCCCGTACGAGATCGTCCGCGAGATGGGACGGATGGGCCTGTTCGGGCTGCCGTTCCCTGAGGAGTACGGCGGCATGGGCGGCGACTACCTCGCCCTCGGCATCGCCCTGGAGGAACTGGCCCGGGTCGACTCCTCGGTGGCGATCACCCTGGAGGCCGGGGTCTCGCTGGGCGCGATGCCCATCTTCCGCTTCGGCACCGAGGAGCAGAAGCAGCAGTGGCTGCCGAAGCTCTGCTCGGGCGAGGCGCTGGGCGCGTTCGGCCTGACCGAGCCGGACGGCGGCTCCGACGCGGGCGGTACGCGCACGACGGCGGTCCTCGACGAGGCGACCGGCGAGTGGGTGATCAACGGTTCCAAGTGCTTCATCACCAACTCCGGTACGGACATCACGGAGCTGGTCACGGTCACCGCGGTGACCGGCCGCAAGGAGAACGGCGCCCCGCGCATCTCCTCGATCATCGTGCCCTCCGGCACCCCCGGCTTCACCGTCGCCGCCCCGTACTCCAAGGTCGGCTGGAACTCCTCGGACACCCGTGAGCTGTCCTTCTCCGACGTCCGCGTCCCGGCGGGCAACCTGCTGGGCGAGGAGGGCCGCGGCTACGCGCAGTTCCTGCGGATCCTGGACGAGGGCCGGATCGCGATCTCCGCCCTCTCCACGGGCCTGGCGCAGGGCTGTGTGGACGAGTCGGTGAAGTACGCCGCCGAGCGGCACGCGTTCGGCAGAGCGATCGGCACCAACCAGGCGATCCAGTTCAAGATCGCCGACATGGAGATGCGCGCGCACATGGCCCGCATCGGCTGGCGCGACGCGGCCTCCCGGCTGCTGGCGGGCGAGCCGTTCAAGAAGGAGGCGGCGATCGCCAAGCTGTACTCCTCCACGGTCGCGGTGGACAACGCCCGCGAGGCGACCCAGATCCACGGCGGCTACGGCTTCATGAACGAGTACCCGGTGGCCCGCATGTGGCGCGACTCGAAGATCCTGGAGATCGGCGAGGGCACGAGCGAGGTCCAGCGGATGCTGATCGCCCGCGAGCTGGGGCTGCCGGCCTGA
- a CDS encoding GNAT family N-acetyltransferase, translating to MTPRHWPLYGLRIRTPRLELRLPGTELLDELASVAADGVHAPDAMPFTVPWTDGSPEEVGRAVYLHVLGTVANWSAENWALSLAVLHEGEVVGRQDVMGRDFAVTREVTTGSWLGLAHQGQGIGTEMRAAALHLAFAGLGARCATSSAMTDNPRSLGVSRRLGYVPDGLEVTAVRGRAVTLRRLRLERARWEEHRSIPVTVEGLDACRGDFGA from the coding sequence ATGACGCCTCGACACTGGCCCCTGTACGGCCTCCGCATCCGCACCCCCCGCCTCGAACTGCGCCTCCCCGGGACCGAGTTGCTCGACGAGCTCGCGTCGGTCGCCGCCGACGGGGTGCACGCGCCGGACGCCATGCCCTTCACCGTGCCGTGGACCGACGGTTCGCCCGAGGAGGTCGGGCGGGCCGTGTACCTGCATGTACTGGGTACGGTGGCGAACTGGTCGGCGGAGAACTGGGCGTTGAGCCTCGCCGTTCTGCACGAGGGCGAAGTCGTCGGGCGACAGGACGTGATGGGGCGGGACTTCGCCGTGACCCGGGAGGTCACGACCGGTTCCTGGCTGGGGCTCGCGCACCAGGGGCAGGGCATCGGCACCGAGATGCGGGCCGCCGCGCTCCATCTGGCCTTCGCCGGGCTCGGGGCCCGGTGCGCCACGTCGAGCGCGATGACCGACAACCCGCGTTCGCTCGGCGTCTCGCGGCGGCTCGGTTACGTACCGGACGGCCTGGAGGTCACCGCCGTACGCGGCAGGGCCGTCACCCTGCGACGGCTGCGGCTGGAGCGGGCCCGCTGGGAGGAGCACCGGAGCATCCCGGTCACCGTCGAGGGGCTCGACGCCTGCCGGGGGGACTTCGGCGCATGA
- a CDS encoding siderophore-interacting protein, translating into MTTAPAPAIAPFRFFGLTVLRSRRLGPSMLRVTFGGPGLDGFAAGGRDQSLSLFLPHPGQPEPVLPTGEDWFARWRALPEDVRAVMRSYTVRAQRRTGDGPTEVDIDFALHEDGGPACRWAMAAAPGQLIKALGPAVEDNTAVRFRPPQDTDWVLIWADETALPAAAAALEWLPAGMTARVWLDVPRTEDRQALNTAARARISWLVRSEGAPSAVDAVRAAELPGGTPYVWIAGESSGVRALRRHLVQERRFDRKRVTFVGYWRRGLSEEQLRAEAATEDA; encoded by the coding sequence ATGACGACTGCCCCCGCACCCGCCATCGCCCCCTTCCGGTTCTTCGGCCTGACCGTGCTCCGGTCCAGACGGCTGGGCCCCTCCATGCTCCGGGTCACCTTCGGCGGGCCGGGGCTCGACGGGTTCGCCGCCGGGGGGCGCGACCAGAGCCTGTCCCTGTTCCTGCCGCACCCGGGGCAGCCCGAGCCGGTACTGCCCACCGGCGAGGACTGGTTCGCCCGGTGGCGGGCGCTGCCGGAGGACGTACGGGCGGTGATGCGCTCGTACACGGTGCGCGCGCAGCGCCGTACGGGCGACGGCCCCACCGAGGTCGACATCGACTTCGCGCTGCACGAGGACGGCGGTCCCGCCTGCCGCTGGGCGATGGCGGCCGCTCCGGGGCAGCTGATCAAGGCGCTCGGCCCCGCCGTCGAGGACAACACGGCCGTCCGCTTCCGGCCGCCGCAGGACACCGACTGGGTGCTGATCTGGGCCGACGAGACGGCTCTGCCCGCCGCGGCCGCCGCCCTGGAGTGGCTGCCCGCCGGGATGACCGCCCGGGTCTGGCTGGACGTCCCGCGCACCGAGGACCGCCAGGCCCTCAACACCGCGGCCAGGGCCAGGATCAGCTGGCTCGTACGGAGCGAGGGCGCCCCGTCCGCCGTGGACGCCGTCCGGGCCGCCGAACTGCCCGGGGGAACGCCGTACGTCTGGATCGCGGGCGAGTCCTCCGGGGTGCGGGCGCTGCGCCGCCATCTCGTCCAGGAGCGGCGGTTCGACCGCAAGCGCGTGACCTTCGTCGGCTACTGGCGGCGCGGGCTCAGCGAGGAGCAGCTGCGCGCCGAAGCGGCCACCGAGGACGCCTGA
- a CDS encoding beta-N-acetylhexosaminidase: MTQHRTLPRLFGSLLLVVAAGVSGIGAAPGGGTGPGHADAPRPLGQLVPVPAEVVPGGSPYAITAATTIRTVGGSREVREIGAYLADLLRPSTGFALPVTDRDGPDGIRLDLGDGVPGLGAEGYRLRSAQGSVTITAREPAGLFHGVQTLRQLLPDRVEEDSRQDGPWRIAGGTVTDFPRYAYRGAMLDVSRHFFSVAEVKRYIDQLALYKLNKLHLHLSDDQGWRIAIDSWPRLATYGGSTEVGGGPGGYYTKDDYREIVRYAASRYLEVVPEIDLPGHTNAALASYAELNCDGIAPPLYTGTEVGFSSLCVPKAVTYDFVDDVVRELAALTPGKYVHIGGDEAHSTSDEDFTAFMEKAQAIVGEYGKTVMGWHQLTGAEPVDGAVAQYWGYDRTGAAERQQVVDAAKAGTKLVLSPADRAYLDMKYTKDTELGLSWAGLVEVRRSYDWNPAACLAGAPEDSVLGVEAPLWTETLTDSTEIEQMAFPRLPGVAELGWSPAATHDWETYKVRLAAQGPRMTALGIGFYRSPQVPWAAP, from the coding sequence GTGACACAGCACAGAACGCTTCCCCGCCTGTTCGGATCGCTGCTGCTCGTCGTGGCGGCCGGCGTCTCGGGCATCGGAGCCGCGCCCGGCGGCGGTACGGGCCCGGGGCACGCGGACGCACCCCGGCCGCTCGGGCAGCTCGTGCCCGTCCCCGCCGAGGTGGTGCCGGGCGGGTCCCCGTACGCCATCACCGCCGCGACCACGATCCGGACCGTCGGCGGCTCCCGCGAGGTCCGCGAGATCGGCGCGTATCTGGCGGACCTCCTGCGGCCCTCCACCGGTTTCGCGCTGCCGGTCACCGACCGCGACGGCCCGGACGGCATCCGGCTGGATCTCGGGGACGGCGTCCCCGGCCTGGGTGCGGAGGGCTATCGCCTGCGGTCCGCCCAGGGCTCCGTCACCATCACCGCCCGCGAGCCCGCGGGTCTCTTCCACGGCGTCCAGACACTGCGGCAACTGCTCCCGGACCGGGTGGAGGAGGACAGCCGGCAGGACGGGCCCTGGCGGATCGCGGGCGGTACCGTCACCGACTTCCCGCGCTACGCCTACCGGGGCGCGATGCTCGATGTCTCGCGGCACTTCTTCTCGGTCGCCGAGGTGAAGCGGTACATCGACCAGCTCGCCCTCTACAAGCTGAACAAGCTCCATCTGCACCTCTCCGACGACCAGGGCTGGCGCATCGCCATCGACTCCTGGCCCCGGCTGGCCACCTACGGCGGTTCCACCGAGGTCGGCGGCGGACCCGGCGGGTACTACACCAAGGACGACTACAGGGAGATCGTCCGGTACGCGGCCTCCCGCTATCTGGAGGTCGTCCCGGAGATCGATCTGCCCGGCCACACCAACGCGGCCCTCGCCTCGTACGCCGAGCTGAACTGCGACGGCATCGCGCCGCCGCTCTACACCGGCACCGAGGTCGGCTTCAGCTCGCTGTGCGTCCCGAAGGCCGTGACGTACGACTTCGTGGACGACGTCGTACGCGAGCTGGCCGCGCTCACGCCGGGGAAGTACGTCCACATCGGCGGCGACGAGGCGCATTCCACCAGCGACGAGGACTTCACGGCCTTCATGGAGAAGGCCCAGGCGATCGTCGGCGAGTACGGCAAGACCGTGATGGGCTGGCACCAGCTCACCGGGGCCGAACCGGTCGACGGGGCCGTGGCGCAGTACTGGGGCTACGACCGGACGGGCGCGGCCGAGCGGCAGCAGGTGGTGGACGCCGCGAAGGCCGGCACCAAGCTGGTGCTGTCGCCCGCGGACCGGGCCTACCTCGACATGAAGTACACGAAGGACACCGAGCTGGGGCTGTCCTGGGCCGGGCTGGTCGAGGTGCGGCGGTCCTACGACTGGAATCCGGCGGCCTGTCTCGCCGGTGCGCCGGAGGACTCCGTCCTCGGCGTCGAGGCACCGCTCTGGACGGAGACGCTGACCGACAGCACGGAGATCGAGCAGATGGCCTTCCCCCGGCTGCCGGGGGTCGCGGAGCTGGGATGGTCGCCCGCGGCGACGCACGACTGGGAGACGTACAAGGTGCGGCTCGCCGCCCAGGGGCCGCGGATGACCGCGCTCGGCATCGGTTTCTACCGGTCGCCGCAGGTGCCGTGGGCCGCGCCGTGA
- a CDS encoding DUF4429 domain-containing protein: MAEIIQRDGTWTFDGETVRIVPGGKAHPVRQGLGELAIPVQALAGISFESERKGGRLRLRLRGGACPVLLAAEGRLKDGADPYVLTVEKDRTGVAEYFVDEVRNALLIEQVPEGPVDRFLLPGPSLPVSGGGGDGTASFDGETVRLTWNWKAEESKTAGGAVSFPVSAVRGVRWLPSLGLENGYLRFELDRGPVTAPPKFDPYSLDLWGMSKKENTAVLVAAAVLMRLANTRETPGAPGETAAAPAAPPSPSAPPAAPPSPSPATGDADDHDALLRRLRELGELHRAGVLTDEEFGAAKQAVLKRL, from the coding sequence ATGGCGGAAATCATCCAGCGCGACGGAACGTGGACCTTCGACGGCGAAACGGTGCGCATCGTGCCGGGCGGCAAGGCGCATCCGGTACGCCAGGGACTCGGCGAACTCGCCATACCCGTACAGGCGTTGGCAGGCATCTCGTTCGAGTCGGAGCGCAAGGGCGGCCGACTGCGGCTACGGCTGCGCGGCGGGGCCTGCCCGGTGCTGCTCGCCGCGGAGGGCCGGCTCAAGGACGGCGCGGACCCCTATGTACTCACGGTGGAGAAGGACCGCACGGGCGTCGCCGAGTACTTCGTCGACGAGGTGCGCAACGCCCTGCTGATCGAGCAGGTGCCCGAGGGCCCGGTGGACCGCTTCCTGCTGCCGGGCCCCTCGCTCCCGGTGTCCGGCGGCGGCGGGGACGGCACGGCCTCGTTCGACGGGGAGACCGTGCGGCTCACCTGGAACTGGAAGGCCGAGGAGTCGAAGACCGCCGGTGGCGCGGTCTCCTTCCCGGTGTCGGCGGTCCGGGGCGTGCGCTGGCTGCCGTCCCTCGGCCTGGAGAACGGCTACCTGCGCTTCGAGCTGGACCGCGGGCCGGTCACGGCGCCGCCGAAGTTCGACCCGTACTCGCTGGACCTGTGGGGCATGTCGAAGAAGGAGAACACCGCGGTCCTGGTCGCGGCGGCGGTGCTGATGCGGCTGGCGAACACACGCGAGACCCCGGGCGCGCCCGGGGAGACCGCCGCCGCACCGGCCGCTCCCCCTTCCCCTTCCGCCCCACCGGCCGCTCCCCCTTCCCCCTCCCCCGCCACCGGCGACGCCGACGATCACGACGCACTGCTGCGCAGGCTGCGCGAGCTCGGCGAGCTGCACCGGGCCGGAGTGCTCACCGATGAGGAGTTCGGCGCGGCGAAGCAGGCCGTACTGAAGCGCCTCTGA
- the glmS gene encoding glutamine--fructose-6-phosphate transaminase (isomerizing), whose product MCGIVGYIGKRDVAPLLLEGLQRLEYRGYDSAGIVITGKAAAGKAGTLKTVKAKGRVRELESRVPKRFAGTTGIAHTRWATHGAPSDENAHPHLDADNKVAVVHNGIIDNASELRAKLVADGVVFLSETDTEVLVHLIARSQAVTLEEKVREALKSVEGTYGIAVLHADFNDRIVVARNGSPVVLGIGEKEMFVASDVAALVTHTRQIVTLDDGEMATLKADDFRTYTTEGSTTTSTPTTVEWEAESYDMGGHDTYMHKEISEQADAVDRVLRGRIDDRFSTVHLGGLNLDAREARGVRRIKILGCGTSYHAGLIGAGLIEELARIPADAEPASEFRYRNPVVDPDTLYVAVSQSGETYDVLAAVQELKRKGARVLGVVNVVGSAIAREADGGMYVHAGPEVCVVSTKCFTNTVVAFALLALHLGRIRDLSVADGRRIIEGLRKLPEQIGEILESEDEIKKLAEEYAGARSMMFIGRVRGYPVALEASLKLKEISYIHAEAYPASELKHGPLALIEPELPTVAIVPDDDLLEKNRAALEEIKARSGRILAVAHREQEKADHTIVVPKNENELDPILMGIPLQLFAYHTALAMGRDIDKPRNLAKSVTVE is encoded by the coding sequence ATGTGCGGAATCGTCGGTTATATCGGGAAGCGTGATGTCGCCCCACTGCTGCTGGAGGGCCTGCAGCGGCTGGAGTACCGGGGTTACGACTCCGCGGGCATCGTCATCACGGGCAAGGCGGCGGCCGGCAAGGCCGGGACCCTGAAGACGGTCAAGGCCAAGGGCCGGGTCCGCGAGCTGGAGTCCCGGGTCCCCAAGCGGTTCGCCGGGACCACGGGGATAGCCCACACCCGCTGGGCCACCCACGGCGCCCCGAGCGACGAGAACGCCCACCCCCACCTGGACGCCGACAACAAGGTCGCCGTCGTCCACAACGGCATCATCGACAACGCCTCCGAGCTCCGTGCGAAGCTCGTCGCGGACGGGGTCGTCTTCCTCTCCGAGACCGACACCGAGGTGCTGGTCCACCTGATCGCCCGCTCGCAGGCCGTCACCCTGGAGGAGAAGGTCCGCGAGGCGCTGAAGTCCGTCGAGGGCACCTACGGCATCGCCGTCCTGCACGCCGACTTCAACGACCGGATCGTCGTCGCCCGCAACGGCTCCCCCGTCGTCCTCGGCATCGGCGAGAAGGAGATGTTCGTCGCCTCCGACGTCGCCGCGCTGGTCACCCACACCCGCCAGATCGTCACCCTGGACGACGGCGAGATGGCCACCCTCAAGGCCGACGACTTCCGTACGTACACCACGGAGGGCTCGACCACGACGTCCACGCCCACCACGGTGGAGTGGGAGGCCGAGTCGTACGACATGGGCGGCCACGACACGTACATGCACAAGGAGATCTCCGAGCAGGCCGACGCCGTGGACCGGGTGCTGAGGGGCCGGATCGACGACCGCTTCTCCACCGTGCACCTGGGCGGTCTCAACCTGGACGCCCGCGAGGCGCGGGGCGTGCGCCGGATCAAGATCCTCGGCTGCGGCACCTCGTACCACGCGGGTCTGATCGGCGCCGGCCTCATCGAGGAGCTGGCCCGCATCCCCGCGGACGCCGAGCCCGCCTCCGAGTTCCGCTACCGCAACCCGGTCGTGGACCCCGACACCCTGTACGTCGCGGTCTCCCAGTCCGGTGAGACGTACGACGTGCTCGCCGCCGTCCAGGAGCTCAAGCGCAAGGGCGCGCGCGTCCTGGGCGTCGTCAACGTCGTCGGCTCCGCGATCGCCCGCGAGGCCGACGGGGGCATGTACGTCCACGCGGGCCCCGAGGTCTGTGTCGTCTCCACGAAGTGCTTCACCAACACCGTCGTCGCGTTCGCGCTGCTCGCCCTGCACCTGGGCCGTATCCGTGACCTCTCGGTCGCCGACGGCAGGCGGATCATCGAGGGCCTGCGCAAGCTGCCCGAGCAGATCGGTGAGATCCTCGAATCCGAGGACGAGATCAAGAAGCTGGCAGAGGAGTACGCGGGCGCGCGGTCGATGATGTTCATCGGCCGTGTGCGGGGCTACCCCGTCGCGCTGGAGGCCTCCCTCAAGCTGAAGGAGATCTCGTACATCCACGCCGAGGCGTACCCCGCCTCGGAGCTGAAGCACGGCCCGCTCGCGCTCATCGAGCCGGAGCTCCCCACCGTCGCGATCGTCCCGGACGACGACCTGCTGGAGAAGAACCGAGCGGCGCTGGAGGAGATCAAGGCCCGCAGCGGACGTATCCTCGCCGTCGCCCACCGCGAGCAGGAGAAGGCCGACCACACCATCGTCGTACCGAAGAACGAGAACGAGCTGGACCCGATCCTGATGGGCATCCCGCTCCAGCTCTTCGCCTACCACACGGCGCTGGCCATGGGCCGTGACATCGACAAGCCGCGCAACCTGGCGAAGTCCGTCACGGTGGAGTAG
- a CDS encoding universal stress protein: MAGHEIPEPADRKQVADPLSEPQTVEETCHSCDPAFRHGVVVGFDGSTSSERALAYAIGMACRSGSGLIIVHVANRLPTTVWAGCEPPVFVDVPDHRTEVLGLELACADYLSDVPWVLVERGGDICHELEEVGREYSADAIVVGSTHGIVGRIFGSVAGRLARRAQRPVIVIP, translated from the coding sequence ATGGCCGGTCACGAAATCCCTGAACCCGCAGACCGCAAGCAGGTAGCCGACCCACTGTCGGAGCCGCAGACGGTCGAAGAAACATGCCATTCCTGCGATCCCGCCTTCCGCCACGGCGTCGTGGTCGGCTTCGACGGCTCCACATCCAGTGAACGGGCCCTCGCCTACGCCATCGGCATGGCCTGCAGATCCGGCTCCGGTCTGATCATCGTCCATGTCGCCAACCGGCTGCCGACCACTGTCTGGGCGGGCTGCGAGCCGCCCGTGTTCGTCGATGTGCCCGATCACCGCACCGAGGTCCTCGGGCTCGAACTGGCCTGCGCGGACTACCTCTCCGACGTGCCCTGGGTGCTGGTCGAGCGCGGCGGCGACATCTGCCACGAGCTGGAGGAGGTCGGCCGCGAGTATTCGGCCGACGCCATCGTCGTCGGCTCCACGCACGGCATCGTCGGCCGGATCTTCGGCTCGGTGGCGGGCCGTCTCGCACGCCGCGCGCAGCGCCCGGTCATCGTCATCCCCTGA